A DNA window from Candidatus Sulfidibacterium hydrothermale contains the following coding sequences:
- a CDS encoding RnfABCDGE type electron transport complex subunit D: MNMLTISGSPHLHSDNSTRKIMFGVVVALLPAMLVAVYYFGLGALEVIVLSVFFSVFFEWLIQKYLIKGPLTITDGSAVVTGILLAFNVPSNLPWWMVIIGALVAIGIGKMSFGGLGKNIFNPALVSRVFLLVSFPVAMTSWPKPHPITKVLVDTVTGPTPLGYIKEGLGAGKTLSELIPHLPSYAQQLMGQMGGSLGEVSALAILLGGIYMLWKKIITWEIPVSMLLTVFVFSGILWLINPQHYMDPVFNLLTGGVMLGAVFMATDMVTSPMTRGGQLLFGFGIGLITMLIRVWGAYPEGVSFAILLMNSVVPLINRGFKPRRFGKVKAATVK; encoded by the coding sequence ATGAATATGTTGACAATTTCCGGTTCTCCGCATCTGCATAGCGACAATTCCACCCGGAAGATTATGTTTGGTGTAGTGGTGGCTTTGCTGCCCGCCATGTTGGTAGCCGTTTACTATTTTGGATTGGGTGCTTTGGAAGTCATTGTTTTATCAGTGTTTTTCAGCGTCTTTTTTGAATGGCTGATACAAAAATATCTGATAAAAGGTCCGCTTACCATCACCGATGGATCGGCTGTTGTTACCGGTATCTTGCTGGCTTTTAATGTCCCGTCCAATTTACCCTGGTGGATGGTAATTATTGGTGCGCTGGTGGCCATTGGGATTGGTAAAATGTCTTTTGGCGGCTTGGGAAAAAATATCTTTAATCCCGCTTTGGTATCGCGTGTTTTCTTGTTGGTATCCTTTCCGGTAGCAATGACATCCTGGCCCAAACCGCATCCGATAACGAAAGTCCTGGTGGACACCGTTACCGGGCCGACTCCTTTGGGATACATTAAAGAAGGACTGGGGGCCGGTAAAACGCTCTCCGAACTTATTCCGCATCTTCCTTCGTATGCCCAGCAGCTGATGGGGCAAATGGGAGGCTCTCTCGGGGAAGTTTCGGCACTTGCCATTCTCCTTGGCGGGATTTATATGCTGTGGAAAAAAATTATTACCTGGGAAATTCCGGTTTCCATGTTACTCACGGTTTTTGTTTTCTCGGGGATCTTGTGGCTGATTAATCCGCAACATTATATGGATCCGGTTTTTAATTTGCTGACCGGTGGGGTGATGCTTGGGGCTGTTTTTATGGCTACCGATATGGTGACTTCGCCCATGACCCGTGGCGGGCAATTGCTTTTTGGTTTTGGTATCGGATTGATTACCATGCTGATTCGTGTGTGGGGAGCTTATCCCGAAGGCGTTTCTTTTGCCATTTTGCTGATGAATTCCGTAGTTCCTCTGATTAACCGGGGATTTAAACCGCGACGTTTTGGAAAAGTAAAAGCAGCAACTGTAAAATAA
- a CDS encoding Fe-S cluster domain-containing protein: protein MNHIVIISVVVLGILGLVSAVILYFVASKFKVYEDPKIDEVEAALPSANCGGCGYPGCRAFAENATKSASKNHSLEGFFCPVGGNEVMQKVAGILGLEIEEKDPMIAVVRCNGSYAHSPGKVKFEGVTSCAFAHALYAGEGGCQYGCLGLGDCVAACEFDAIHMNPETGLPVVSDKCTACGACVIACPRDIIELRKKGPKDKRIFVSCVNKEKGAIAIKNCDVACIGCGKCEKVCEFDAITITSFLSYIDFDKCRLCRKCVEVCPTNSIWEVNFKPRKPKVIKEPEKKETAKKPEAAKKPVEKTSVAEKSVNTKKSEK, encoded by the coding sequence GTGAATCATATCGTCATTATTTCAGTGGTGGTTCTCGGAATACTGGGCCTGGTATCGGCTGTAATTTTGTATTTCGTAGCCAGTAAATTTAAGGTGTACGAAGATCCGAAAATCGATGAAGTGGAGGCTGCTCTGCCCAGTGCCAACTGTGGTGGCTGTGGTTATCCGGGTTGCCGGGCTTTTGCTGAAAATGCTACAAAAAGTGCCAGCAAAAATCATTCGCTTGAAGGTTTTTTCTGCCCGGTGGGTGGAAATGAAGTCATGCAAAAAGTAGCCGGGATCTTGGGTCTCGAAATTGAAGAAAAAGATCCCATGATTGCGGTGGTGCGTTGCAATGGCTCGTATGCACATTCTCCGGGAAAAGTGAAATTTGAGGGCGTTACTTCCTGCGCTTTTGCGCATGCCCTTTATGCCGGCGAAGGCGGATGCCAGTATGGCTGTCTTGGCCTGGGCGATTGTGTGGCGGCATGTGAGTTTGATGCGATCCACATGAATCCGGAAACCGGATTGCCGGTGGTTAGCGATAAATGTACCGCTTGCGGAGCCTGTGTGATTGCTTGTCCGCGTGATATCATCGAATTGCGCAAAAAAGGCCCGAAAGATAAACGCATCTTTGTTTCTTGTGTGAACAAAGAAAAAGGAGCCATTGCCATTAAAAACTGTGATGTGGCTTGTATCGGGTGTGGTAAGTGCGAAAAAGTCTGTGAATTTGATGCCATTACCATCACCAGCTTTCTTTCTTATATCGACTTTGATAAATGCCGGCTTTGTCGGAAATGTGTGGAAGTTTGTCCCACCAATTCCATCTGGGAAGTGAATTTTAAACCGCGAAAACCCAAAGTAATTAAAGAACCGGAAAAGAAAGAAACGGCTAAAAAACCGGAAGCAGCAAAAAAACCGGTTGAGAAAACATCTGTAGCTGAAAAAAGTGTAAACACAAAAAAATCCGAAAAATAA
- the rsxE gene encoding electron transport complex subunit RsxE encodes MNQIQNFTKGFIKENPVFVLLLGMCPTLGTTTSAINGLGMGLATAFVLVGSNFVVSLVKNFIPDKVRIPSFIVIIATFVTIVELTMQAYTPALYEQLGLFIPLIVVNCIVLGRAEAFASKNTVWSSVVDGLGMGLGFAFALTILGSVRELLGSGAIFGVHLIKGDGMLVFILAPGAFIALGYIIAVINRLNKKTA; translated from the coding sequence ATGAATCAGATACAAAATTTCACCAAAGGATTTATTAAAGAAAATCCGGTATTTGTCCTGTTGCTGGGAATGTGCCCCACGCTGGGGACTACCACTTCGGCTATCAATGGCCTGGGAATGGGGCTGGCTACTGCTTTTGTATTGGTTGGATCCAATTTTGTGGTTTCTCTGGTGAAAAATTTTATTCCTGACAAGGTGCGTATTCCTTCGTTCATTGTCATCATCGCCACCTTTGTAACCATTGTGGAGCTGACCATGCAGGCCTATACTCCGGCTTTGTATGAACAACTCGGACTTTTCATTCCGTTGATCGTTGTGAACTGTATTGTGTTAGGACGTGCCGAAGCATTTGCATCGAAAAATACAGTGTGGTCGTCGGTGGTGGACGGTCTCGGAATGGGATTGGGTTTTGCTTTTGCTTTGACCATTTTGGGAAGTGTCAGAGAATTGCTGGGAAGCGGAGCCATTTTTGGTGTTCATTTAATTAAAGGCGACGGAATGTTGGTCTTTATTCTGGCACCGGGCGCTTTTATTGCTCTCGGATATATCATTGCCGTTATTAATCGTTTGAATAAAAAAACAGCTTAA
- the rsxC gene encoding electron transport complex subunit RsxC, which yields MGLLKTFVLGGIHPPENKLSAGQPVRTLKVPDQVVVPMGQNLGAPSKPVVKRGDKVKTGQLIAEAGGFISARIHSPVSGTVFKIDQVMDMSGYRRTAVIIKVDGDEWMEDIDRSDTLVTEINFSPEEIIEKVKDAGIVGMGGATFPTHVKLMPPPGKSADYLLINGVECEPYLTADHQLMLEKGAEIIVGTRLLMKALKVKKAVIGIENNKPDAIRQMTELAAKEEGITVQPLKVKYPQGGEKQLIKAVTGREVPSGKLPVEVGCVVQNVGTTFAVYEAVMKNKPLIERVVTVTGKALSNPSNLKVRIGTPIKFLVEEAGGLPEDTGKVIGGGPMMGKALATLDVPVVKGTSGVLLMREAESHRLPESPCIRCSKCTQVCPMGLEPFLLSRLSRMGRFEDAEKEKVMDCIECGSCQYTCPAHIPLLDYLRLGKNKVGALIRARSKK from the coding sequence ATGGGGCTTTTAAAAACTTTTGTGTTGGGAGGTATTCATCCGCCGGAAAATAAGCTCTCTGCAGGACAGCCCGTCCGTACGCTGAAAGTTCCGGATCAGGTGGTCGTTCCCATGGGGCAAAATCTTGGAGCACCTTCCAAACCGGTGGTGAAAAGAGGCGATAAAGTAAAAACCGGCCAGTTGATTGCCGAGGCCGGAGGCTTTATCTCTGCCCGTATTCATTCGCCGGTGTCCGGAACGGTTTTTAAGATTGACCAGGTGATGGATATGTCGGGTTATCGCAGGACGGCGGTGATCATTAAAGTGGATGGGGATGAATGGATGGAAGATATCGACCGGTCGGATACCCTGGTAACCGAAATCAATTTTTCACCGGAAGAGATTATCGAAAAGGTAAAAGATGCAGGAATCGTCGGAATGGGAGGGGCTACTTTCCCTACTCACGTAAAATTGATGCCACCCCCCGGAAAATCGGCTGATTATTTGTTAATTAATGGCGTGGAGTGTGAGCCGTATTTGACGGCTGATCATCAGCTGATGCTGGAAAAAGGAGCAGAAATCATCGTGGGAACCCGGCTGCTGATGAAAGCTTTAAAGGTGAAAAAAGCCGTTATCGGTATTGAAAATAATAAGCCTGATGCTATCCGGCAGATGACCGAGCTGGCTGCCAAAGAAGAAGGAATTACGGTTCAGCCGTTGAAAGTAAAATATCCGCAAGGAGGCGAAAAACAATTGATTAAAGCTGTGACCGGACGTGAAGTGCCCTCCGGAAAACTTCCTGTTGAAGTGGGGTGTGTCGTACAAAATGTGGGAACGACATTTGCTGTTTATGAAGCGGTAATGAAAAACAAACCGCTGATAGAAAGAGTGGTGACGGTTACAGGAAAAGCATTGTCTAACCCGTCTAACCTGAAGGTCAGAATAGGAACGCCTATAAAATTTTTGGTAGAAGAAGCCGGAGGATTACCGGAAGATACAGGCAAAGTTATTGGTGGCGGCCCCATGATGGGAAAAGCACTGGCTACGTTGGATGTTCCGGTGGTCAAAGGAACCTCGGGCGTTTTGCTGATGCGCGAAGCAGAATCGCACCGTTTGCCGGAAAGCCCTTGTATCCGTTGTTCCAAATGTACCCAGGTTTGCCCGATGGGCCTGGAGCCTTTCCTGCTTTCGCGCTTGTCCCGGATGGGAAGATTTGAAGACGCCGAAAAAGAAAAAGTGATGGATTGTATCGAATGTGGCTCTTGTCAGTACACTTGTCCGGCACATATCCCGTTGCTCGATTATTTACGACTGGGGAAAAATAAAGTAGGAGCACTCATCCGTGCACGATCAAAAAAATAA
- a CDS encoding YihY/virulence factor BrkB family protein yields the protein MHKIKRKYIHYHLRLKKLLRVIVLPGFDGMPLYDVLVFFFRGLFKGVLTYRASAIAYNFFLALIPFIMFLFTLIPFVTGEHYQTYLLDLIQELIPANIYSMVKNTVEEIISRPHQGLLSAGFFMAIYFATNGVDAILEGFNQSYHAMETRPWWKQKLVAFGLMLILSVLLFISFVLLGFGELSIRLLTEHHLLTSDLSIFSLQLLRWIIILFFTFLSTSLLYYFGQLKTGKEKVRYRFFSAGSILATSLFIVGGIIIKLYFENFSRYNILYGSIGSLIILLVWIYYNAFIILIGFELNTSIRRSRLEALKKKDEQIGR from the coding sequence TTGCACAAAATCAAAAGAAAATACATTCATTACCATCTCCGGCTCAAGAAGTTGCTGCGGGTCATTGTTTTACCCGGTTTCGACGGGATGCCGCTGTACGATGTACTGGTTTTTTTCTTCCGCGGATTGTTTAAAGGCGTGCTGACCTACCGGGCTTCGGCCATTGCCTACAACTTTTTTTTGGCTCTCATCCCGTTCATCATGTTTTTGTTTACCCTGATTCCGTTTGTTACCGGCGAACATTACCAGACCTATCTACTGGACCTGATTCAGGAACTGATTCCGGCCAATATTTACTCTATGGTAAAAAATACGGTGGAAGAAATTATCAGCCGTCCGCACCAGGGATTGCTGTCAGCAGGTTTTTTCATGGCGATTTACTTTGCGACCAACGGAGTAGATGCCATTTTGGAAGGTTTTAACCAAAGCTATCATGCCATGGAAACACGACCATGGTGGAAACAAAAGCTGGTGGCTTTTGGCTTGATGCTTATTTTGTCCGTGCTTTTGTTTATCTCGTTTGTACTTTTGGGTTTTGGCGAACTTTCCATCCGGCTATTAACAGAGCACCATCTGCTTACCAGCGATTTGTCCATTTTCTCCTTACAACTTTTGCGTTGGATTATTATTCTCTTTTTCACCTTCTTAAGCACATCTCTTTTGTATTATTTCGGGCAGTTAAAAACCGGGAAAGAGAAAGTCCGGTATCGCTTTTTTTCGGCCGGTTCCATTCTGGCTACCAGTTTATTCATTGTAGGCGGAATAATTATCAAGCTTTATTTTGAAAACTTTTCACGCTATAACATTTTGTACGGATCTATCGGATCGTTGATTATCCTGTTGGTCTGGATATATTACAATGCATTTATCATTCTCATCGGATTTGAACTGAACACCAGCATCCGCCGTTCGCGATTAGAAGCATTGAAAAAAAAGGATGAGCAAATTGGTCGTTAA
- a CDS encoding SoxR reducing system RseC family protein, whose protein sequence is MAMGEETVTHPGVVKKIEGDKAEISVISKASCISCSLKNVCSVSDMKEKIIEVDIADLGGHHEGESVVVEMKQSYGTWAVLLGYFFPFLVLFFGLMLFLHLGLDQGLAGILSIALLAPYYGILYLMRGYFKKRFRYHIQN, encoded by the coding sequence ATGGCCATGGGCGAAGAAACGGTAACCCATCCGGGAGTAGTGAAAAAAATTGAAGGGGATAAAGCGGAGATTTCTGTGATATCCAAAGCCAGCTGTATTTCCTGTTCGCTGAAGAATGTCTGTTCCGTGAGTGATATGAAAGAAAAGATCATTGAGGTGGATATTGCCGATTTGGGAGGACATCATGAAGGCGAAAGCGTTGTGGTGGAAATGAAGCAATCGTACGGCACCTGGGCGGTATTGCTGGGCTATTTCTTTCCTTTTCTTGTGCTGTTTTTTGGTTTGATGCTGTTTTTACACCTTGGTCTTGACCAAGGGCTGGCAGGCATTCTATCCATCGCTTTGCTGGCCCCTTATTATGGTATTTTATACCTGATGCGTGGCTATTTTAAAAAACGTTTTCGTTATCATATCCAGAATTAG
- a CDS encoding DUF4783 domain-containing protein: MAAIFNETKMAKLLLYLLFLGLLPVAQAPNTQQMKKDFTAAFSKGDTSPLQNYFKGFVNVNIPGNNGFFSETKAQWLLQDFFKKNKVSGFSLKEEGFAGVNYYFIGLYHSHQTRWNIYFLFSPGNNGFQIQQIDIEESDS, translated from the coding sequence TTGGCTGCAATTTTCAACGAAACCAAAATGGCCAAACTGTTGTTATACCTTCTTTTTTTAGGGCTGCTACCGGTAGCACAGGCTCCGAATACACAACAGATGAAAAAAGATTTTACAGCAGCTTTTTCCAAAGGAGATACCAGCCCATTGCAAAACTATTTTAAAGGTTTCGTCAATGTGAATATTCCGGGAAACAACGGTTTTTTCTCCGAAACAAAAGCCCAATGGCTGCTACAAGATTTTTTTAAGAAAAATAAAGTTTCGGGATTCAGCCTAAAAGAAGAAGGTTTTGCGGGTGTAAATTACTATTTTATCGGACTTTATCACAGCCATCAAACCCGCTGGAATATCTATTTTTTATTCAGTCCCGGCAACAATGGGTTTCAAATTCAGCAAATTGACATAGAGGAAAGCGATTCATGA
- a CDS encoding glycosyltransferase family 4 protein, translating into MASNSKNTIIYVAPSLSSFVKSDIALLSTQYRVFVNTYNWQKKFLTPFYLIHQFFFLFKHIRTTKKIVVSFGGYWSLLPAVIGKITGTKVYIILNGTDCAAIPPLHYGNLRKQPLKWFCKQSYQTATLLLPVSDSLIYTRNTYFSDNQWSFQGIRHFFPKLKTPIQVLPNGCDEDFWKPEENVSRKPKTFLSVFSASQFILKGGDRIVELAEKLKDCSFSIAGMEKPAALTSCPPNLSFLGKLPPETLKQLYSKSTFYLQLSIFEGFGCALSEAMLCQCIPIGSSVNNIPEIIGETGFIVKKRETEEIEKVIRQALAAENKEVLGKEARKRIVTRYPLKKREKKLLSLMAEN; encoded by the coding sequence ATGGCCTCCAATTCAAAAAATACCATTATTTACGTTGCCCCTTCACTCAGTTCTTTTGTGAAAAGCGATATTGCATTGCTTTCAACCCAATACCGCGTTTTCGTCAACACTTACAACTGGCAGAAAAAATTTTTAACGCCTTTTTATCTCATTCATCAGTTTTTTTTTCTTTTTAAACACATCCGAACCACTAAAAAAATTGTGGTTTCTTTTGGCGGCTACTGGTCGCTGTTACCGGCTGTTATAGGGAAAATAACGGGCACCAAAGTTTACATCATTCTCAACGGAACCGATTGTGCGGCAATTCCGCCGTTACATTACGGCAATTTGCGCAAACAACCGCTCAAATGGTTCTGCAAACAATCATACCAAACAGCTACTTTATTATTACCCGTAAGCGATTCTTTGATCTACACCCGAAACACTTATTTTTCTGATAATCAATGGAGTTTTCAAGGGATCCGGCACTTCTTCCCCAAACTAAAAACTCCCATCCAGGTACTTCCCAACGGCTGTGACGAAGACTTCTGGAAACCGGAGGAAAACGTTTCAAGAAAACCCAAAACATTTCTTTCTGTTTTCTCCGCTTCACAGTTTATTCTTAAAGGAGGCGACCGGATTGTTGAGCTGGCCGAAAAGCTAAAAGATTGTTCTTTTTCCATTGCCGGAATGGAAAAACCGGCAGCATTGACTTCCTGCCCGCCCAATCTTTCTTTCTTGGGGAAATTACCACCGGAAACTTTAAAACAGCTCTATTCAAAGAGCACTTTTTATCTTCAGCTTTCCATTTTCGAAGGTTTTGGATGTGCATTAAGCGAAGCAATGTTATGCCAGTGTATTCCCATTGGCTCGTCGGTAAATAATATTCCCGAAATTATTGGCGAAACCGGATTCATTGTCAAAAAGCGAGAAACAGAAGAAATTGAAAAAGTGATTCGACAGGCACTGGCCGCTGAGAACAAGGAAGTATTGGGAAAAGAAGCAAGAAAACGAATCGTTACGCGGTATCCGCTAAAAAAGCGGGAGAAAAAGCTGCTTTCGCTGATGGCGGAAAATTAA
- a CDS encoding SDR family NAD(P)-dependent oxidoreductase: protein MTEKIVISGGSSGLGKALVETFLRQGHDVFAFARSEEKLQALHQKMASCRTCGHFYFTSFDLLSGDFSSLAGKVSATLGKVTRMVNNAGMLLNKPFLETAYDEAENLFRVNVMVLFPLIQHLFPLMVPGTHIVNITSMGGFQGSVKFPGLSAYSASKGALSVLTESMAAEFSEDHIFVNALALGAVQTEMLSAAFPGYKAPLTAPEMAGFVADFTLTGNRFFNGKILPVSVSTP, encoded by the coding sequence ATGACGGAGAAAATTGTGATTTCAGGTGGCAGCAGCGGGCTGGGAAAAGCTTTGGTGGAAACATTTCTTCGCCAGGGGCATGATGTGTTTGCTTTTGCCCGTTCTGAGGAAAAATTACAGGCCCTTCATCAAAAAATGGCTTCCTGTCGTACTTGCGGCCATTTTTATTTTACCTCATTCGACCTGCTCTCCGGCGATTTTTCGTCATTGGCCGGAAAAGTAAGTGCTACTTTAGGAAAAGTTACCCGGATGGTGAATAATGCCGGGATGCTGCTGAATAAACCTTTTCTTGAAACTGCGTATGACGAAGCTGAAAACCTGTTCCGTGTGAATGTGATGGTACTTTTCCCGTTGATCCAACATCTTTTTCCGTTGATGGTTCCCGGAACGCACATTGTAAATATAACCAGCATGGGTGGTTTTCAGGGAAGCGTGAAATTTCCGGGATTGTCGGCTTACAGTGCATCAAAAGGGGCCTTGTCTGTACTTACAGAAAGTATGGCCGCTGAATTTTCTGAAGATCACATTTTTGTCAATGCCCTGGCTTTGGGAGCGGTACAAACCGAAATGCTTTCGGCGGCTTTCCCGGGATATAAAGCTCCGCTGACAGCTCCGGAGATGGCTGGCTTTGTGGCCGATTTTACGCTTACAGGAAACCGTTTTTTTAATGGAAAGATTTTGCCGGTTTCTGTTAGTACACCCTGA
- the nadC gene encoding carboxylating nicotinate-nucleotide diphosphorylase codes for MTIKEIIAKALEEDLGNGDHTSLATIDEEAKGTAVMLAKGYGIIAGTEIVREVFELLDPETKIHIFIPDGNPVQPGDKIMTISGKSRILLSGERTALNYIQRMSGIATTTAAVVSKLKGLHTKVLDTRKTTPCNRVFEKMAVKAGGGENHRFGLYDMIMIKDNHIDFAGGIEKAIEKTHQYLKKHHLDLKIEIEVRNFDELEQVLQYGGIHRIMLDNFTPDDIRRALQKIAGKYETEASGGITPETIRTYAETGVDYISMGALTHQIKSMDISLKAIND; via the coding sequence ATGACCATAAAAGAAATTATTGCAAAAGCACTGGAGGAAGATCTGGGAAACGGCGATCATACTTCGCTGGCCACCATCGATGAAGAAGCAAAAGGAACAGCTGTTATGCTGGCCAAAGGTTACGGAATTATTGCCGGAACAGAAATTGTCCGGGAAGTTTTTGAACTACTGGACCCGGAAACGAAAATCCATATTTTCATTCCTGACGGAAATCCGGTTCAGCCGGGCGATAAAATCATGACCATCAGTGGCAAATCACGTATTTTACTTTCCGGCGAACGGACGGCTTTAAATTATATCCAACGGATGAGTGGCATTGCCACCACTACTGCGGCAGTGGTTTCCAAATTAAAAGGGTTACATACCAAGGTGCTGGATACCCGAAAGACAACACCCTGTAACCGGGTTTTTGAAAAAATGGCCGTAAAAGCCGGTGGTGGCGAAAATCATCGCTTTGGACTTTATGACATGATCATGATCAAAGACAATCACATCGATTTTGCCGGCGGTATCGAAAAAGCCATCGAAAAAACCCATCAATACCTGAAAAAACATCATCTCGATCTGAAAATTGAAATCGAAGTCCGGAATTTTGATGAACTGGAACAAGTGCTACAATATGGTGGTATCCACCGGATTATGCTGGACAACTTTACTCCGGATGATATCCGAAGAGCCTTACAAAAAATTGCCGGGAAATACGAAACGGAAGCTTCTGGCGGAATCACCCCCGAAACCATCCGGACTTATGCCGAAACCGGAGTAGATTACATCTCGATGGGAGCGCTCACGCATCAAATTAAAAGCATGGATATCAGCTTAAAAGCCATTAACGACTAA
- a CDS encoding RnfABCDGE type electron transport complex subunit G, which yields MASKRESSFLNMVLTLSVVAIVAALALGSVYVVTKAPIALAQKKKQEAAIKAVLPAFDQVKAIKVPDADGKDSLLMNVATKNGKLVGVAVNTYTDKGFGGRIDAMVGFLPDGTIYNTSILSLKETPGLGTKLEKSKSDFPDQFRGKNPKTFKLKVKKDGGDVDAITAATISSRAFCDAVQRAYDTFEKEKGRWE from the coding sequence ATGGCTTCAAAAAGGGAATCGAGTTTTTTAAATATGGTGCTGACCCTGTCGGTGGTGGCGATTGTAGCTGCCCTGGCGTTGGGAAGTGTGTATGTGGTGACCAAAGCACCGATTGCCCTGGCGCAAAAGAAAAAACAAGAAGCAGCAATCAAAGCGGTATTACCCGCTTTTGACCAGGTGAAAGCAATAAAGGTACCTGATGCGGATGGAAAGGATTCGTTGCTGATGAATGTGGCGACAAAAAACGGAAAGTTGGTGGGCGTGGCCGTGAATACTTATACCGATAAAGGATTTGGCGGACGTATTGATGCCATGGTGGGCTTTTTGCCGGATGGTACCATTTACAACACCTCCATTTTAAGTTTGAAAGAAACACCCGGTTTGGGAACAAAGTTAGAAAAGTCAAAGTCGGATTTCCCGGATCAGTTCAGAGGAAAAAATCCAAAAACCTTTAAACTGAAAGTGAAAAAAGATGGGGGAGATGTGGATGCCATTACGGCGGCTACCATTAGTTCAAGAGCTTTTTGCGATGCGGTACAGCGCGCATACGATACATTTGAAAAAGAAAAAGGAAGATGGGAGTGA